A single region of the Verrucomicrobiia bacterium genome encodes:
- a CDS encoding D-hexose-6-phosphate mutarotase — protein sequence MGTDNNSGQGIKLPEGVTLTKGSGGLPMVSIKAGQSVAEIYLHGAHVTHFQKQGEAPLLWMSAKSKFDEASAIRGGIPVIFPWFGGRTGCPAHGFARVKNWILAGASKGANGAVTVHLHLPETNEAGFANFEADYFVTVSEVLEVKLTVTNKSSSEEFKYEDCLHSYFTIGDIGSVAVKGLKGVRYLDKVDGGAEKTETNDAIVISSEVDRVYMETKATVEIHDGKLHRKILVEKTGSAATVVWNPWIAKSKAMADFGDEEYHTMVCVESGNVSKNSVTLAPGKTATLTARLSSAPL from the coding sequence ATGGGCACAGATAATAATTCAGGGCAGGGGATTAAACTTCCGGAAGGCGTCACTTTAACCAAGGGTTCGGGCGGCTTGCCGATGGTAAGCATCAAGGCAGGGCAAAGTGTGGCGGAGATTTATTTGCACGGGGCGCATGTGACCCATTTTCAAAAACAAGGCGAGGCGCCGCTTTTGTGGATGAGCGCGAAGAGCAAGTTCGATGAGGCGAGCGCGATTCGCGGGGGCATCCCGGTAATTTTTCCGTGGTTCGGCGGGCGCACCGGTTGTCCAGCGCATGGATTTGCACGCGTGAAGAATTGGATTTTGGCGGGAGCGTCGAAGGGCGCGAATGGAGCGGTGACGGTTCATTTGCATTTGCCGGAGACGAATGAGGCGGGCTTCGCCAATTTTGAGGCGGATTATTTCGTGACGGTGAGTGAGGTTTTGGAAGTCAAATTAACGGTGACAAATAAATCTTCCAGTGAGGAATTCAAATATGAAGATTGTTTGCACAGTTACTTTACCATCGGTGACATCGGCTCAGTCGCGGTGAAAGGACTCAAGGGTGTGCGCTATTTGGACAAGGTGGATGGCGGCGCGGAGAAGACGGAGACGAATGATGCGATCGTGATTTCGTCCGAGGTGGACCGGGTTTATATGGAGACCAAGGCAACGGTGGAGATTCACGATGGCAAATTGCACCGGAAAATTTTGGTGGAGAAAACCGGTTCAGCGGCGACGGTGGTTTGGAATCCGTGGATAGCGAAATCCAAGGCGATGGCGGATTTTGGCGATGAAGAATATCACACGATGGTTTGCGTGGAGTCGGGCAACGTCAGCAAAAATAGTGTGACGCTGGCGCCGGGAAAAACGGCCACGCTAACGGCCAGGTTGTCGAGCGCGCCTTTGTAA
- a CDS encoding FAD-dependent oxidoreductase: MKKFWRAFLFCAASALAAHNSAAEIITADVCVYDGTAGGVIAAVETARLGKSVVLTEFGSHLGGMSSGGLSQTDIGNKAAIGGLSREFYQRMGRHYHKEEQWSFEPSVAENIFVKMAHETKVPVYFQQRLASVKKDGARITEIVMENGNIFRAKMFIDASYEGDLMARAGVSYFVGREPNSQYHETLDGVRPQTPKHQFTIAVDPYVKPGDPTSGLIPLVQPGDGGVPGAGDRCVQAYNFRLCLTQNPTNKIPIAAPANYDPARYELLARYLEALVAAGKNPKLGEFMHIQPMPNGKTDINNNGGFSTDFIGASYDYPEANYTRREQIFREHEDYTRGFLYFLATSPRVPETMRRYMQSWGLAKDEFTDTGGWPHQLYIREARRMISDYVMTENNCRDSTKLPDAIGLAAYTMDSHNCQRIVKNGRVENEGDTQIGGFPPYQIAYRSIVPKVSECENLFVPVCLSSTHIAYGSIRMEPVFMVLGQSSAAAACEAINDKVAVQKIDVAKLQAQLLAEKQVLEWQGSPKAAPH, encoded by the coding sequence ATGAAAAAATTCTGGCGCGCGTTTTTGTTCTGCGCCGCGTCCGCGCTCGCTGCGCACAATTCCGCCGCTGAAATCATCACCGCCGACGTTTGCGTTTACGACGGCACTGCCGGCGGAGTCATCGCCGCCGTTGAAACCGCGCGCCTTGGCAAATCTGTCGTCCTCACCGAATTCGGTTCGCATCTCGGCGGCATGAGTTCTGGCGGCCTCAGCCAAACCGACATCGGCAACAAAGCCGCCATCGGCGGTCTCTCGCGCGAATTCTATCAGCGCATGGGCCGCCATTATCACAAGGAGGAACAATGGTCCTTCGAGCCTAGCGTCGCCGAAAATATCTTCGTCAAAATGGCGCACGAAACCAAAGTGCCCGTCTATTTTCAACAACGCCTTGCCTCCGTAAAAAAAGACGGCGCGCGCATCACGGAAATCGTGATGGAAAATGGCAATATTTTTCGCGCGAAAATGTTCATTGATGCCAGCTATGAAGGCGACCTCATGGCGCGCGCCGGCGTTTCCTATTTCGTCGGGCGTGAACCCAATTCGCAATATCACGAAACCCTCGATGGCGTCCGCCCCCAAACGCCCAAGCATCAATTCACCATTGCCGTAGATCCCTACGTGAAACCCGGCGACCCAACCAGCGGCTTGATTCCCCTGGTTCAACCCGGCGATGGCGGCGTGCCCGGTGCCGGTGACCGTTGCGTGCAAGCGTACAATTTCCGCCTCTGCCTCACGCAAAATCCCACCAACAAAATTCCCATCGCCGCGCCTGCCAATTACGATCCCGCGCGCTACGAACTACTCGCGCGTTACCTCGAAGCCCTTGTCGCCGCCGGCAAAAACCCCAAGCTTGGCGAGTTCATGCACATCCAGCCGATGCCGAACGGCAAAACCGACATCAACAACAACGGCGGTTTCTCCACTGATTTTATTGGCGCGAGTTACGATTATCCCGAGGCGAATTACACGCGACGTGAACAGATCTTTCGCGAACACGAAGATTACACGCGCGGTTTCCTCTACTTTCTCGCGACCAGCCCGCGCGTTCCCGAAACCATGCGCCGCTACATGCAATCATGGGGCCTGGCCAAAGATGAATTCACCGACACCGGCGGCTGGCCCCATCAACTTTACATCCGCGAGGCGCGCCGCATGATTTCTGATTACGTCATGACGGAAAATAATTGCCGCGACTCGACCAAACTTCCCGACGCCATCGGCCTCGCCGCCTACACGATGGATTCGCACAACTGCCAGCGCATCGTAAAAAATGGCCGCGTCGAAAATGAAGGCGATACTCAAATCGGCGGCTTCCCACCCTATCAAATCGCCTATCGTTCCATCGTGCCGAAAGTGTCCGAGTGCGAAAATCTTTTCGTCCCCGTCTGCCTTTCCTCAACGCACATCGCTTACGGCTCCATTCGTATGGAACCGGTTTTCATGGTGCTCGGTCAATCCTCCGCCGCTGCCGCTTGCGAAGCGATCAATGATAAAGTGGCGGTGCAAAAAATTGACGTCGCCAAACTCCAGGCCCAACTCCTCGCCGAAAAACAAGTTTTGGAATGGCAGGGCAGTCCCAAGGCCGCACCGCACTAG
- a CDS encoding phage regulatory CII family protein has product MQSHELLREVFQKCSAKQVAAELSLSLSMIYKWAEPPEATVGSGTANPLDRIDALQKCTGDLRIVQWLCQRNGGFFIKNPKTHNAHQEFLIPATNEIIQEFADLLAVIATAVADNQIVASEAADIRGRWEELKSVTEGFVQCCEQGNFRPMKDQSAANAKAKSEAPHSRPSPK; this is encoded by the coding sequence ATGCAATCTCACGAGTTATTGCGCGAAGTTTTTCAGAAATGCAGCGCCAAACAAGTCGCCGCCGAGTTGAGCCTTTCGCTCTCCATGATTTACAAATGGGCTGAGCCACCCGAGGCCACCGTCGGCAGCGGAACCGCCAATCCCCTCGATCGCATTGACGCCCTCCAAAAATGCACCGGCGATCTGCGCATCGTCCAATGGCTCTGCCAGCGCAACGGCGGATTCTTCATCAAGAATCCCAAGACGCATAATGCTCACCAGGAATTTCTCATTCCCGCCACCAATGAAATCATCCAGGAATTCGCCGACCTCCTCGCTGTCATCGCCACCGCCGTTGCCGACAACCAAATCGTCGCCAGTGAAGCCGCCGACATCCGCGGCCGCTGGGAGGAATTGAAATCCGTCACTGAAGGTTTTGTGCAATGCTGCGAACAGGGAAATTTTCGCCCCATGAAAGACCAGTCCGCCGCCAATGCCAAAGCCAAGTCCGAAGCCCCTCATTCACGTCCCTCCCCCAAATGA
- a CDS encoding NfeD family protein: MEFFIYLICLGVGLVFTLLTAFFGHVMGGGGHDAHVGGSGGHAEAGGDASDMPGVSIFSPTVITTFITAFGGFGIIFHQIPATHNVLLSAPLAAVFAVLTSGVVLMGLRQLFKRTQSSSESKVGDLEGAVGHIITPIPQNGVGEIAYVQSGSRYTAPARETDGAPVPTGATVKIVRIVGSQFYVKTV, from the coding sequence ATGGAATTCTTTATCTATCTTATTTGCTTGGGGGTTGGACTGGTTTTCACTTTGTTGACCGCATTTTTTGGGCACGTGATGGGCGGGGGCGGGCATGATGCGCACGTGGGCGGGAGCGGCGGGCATGCGGAGGCAGGCGGAGATGCGAGTGACATGCCGGGGGTTTCGATTTTCAGCCCGACGGTCATCACGACGTTCATAACGGCCTTTGGCGGATTCGGAATTATTTTTCATCAGATTCCGGCGACGCATAATGTTTTGTTGAGCGCGCCGTTGGCCGCGGTGTTCGCGGTGCTGACGTCGGGAGTGGTGCTGATGGGCTTGCGGCAATTATTTAAGCGGACCCAAAGTTCGAGCGAATCGAAAGTTGGTGATTTGGAAGGAGCGGTTGGGCATATCATCACGCCGATTCCGCAGAATGGCGTCGGAGAAATCGCTTACGTGCAGTCGGGCAGCCGCTATACCGCGCCGGCGCGTGAAACCGATGGGGCACCGGTGCCGACGGGCGCGACCGTCAAGATTGTGCGCATTGTCGGTTCGCAATTTTACGTGAAGACGGTTTGA
- a CDS encoding SPFH domain-containing protein: MTNLNPILADIGGLTTTAMVVAAVLIIAVVLFTLVVTILSRYTKVGPNQVLIVSGKSHRYTDPDGQVNTRGFRIVKGGGTFVYPVVEKVDILSLELLTIDVNTPEVYTSKGVPVKVDGIAQIKVKGDDISVATAAEQFLSKSTDEVKNVAMQTLEGHLRAILGTMTVEDIYQNRDAFASKVQEVAAGDMANMGLTIVSFTIRDIRDAQGYLEALGRPRIAQVKRDAQIAQAEADRDAMIRSAAATQAGQEAKFVADSKIAEAQRDYQSNVATYQAVVNQKKAEADLAYDLQKFKTGQLVKAEEIQVNIIEKQKQIELQQQEILRKQRELEAMVQKPADAERYRVETLANAKKYQLEAEASGAAAAAKATGFANADVAKATGIAEAEANKARGLAEAAIIEAQGTATAEAMKLKAESFKIYNEAAVIEMIVRILPEVAGKISEPLAKTDKMVIINSGSGPGGGASKLTGDVAQIISQLPPVIESLTGIRFEKLLQQVPAIKRAMESENDVKKTEDDKKQT; encoded by the coding sequence ATGACAAACTTGAATCCAATTCTGGCGGATATAGGCGGGTTGACTACGACGGCCATGGTAGTTGCGGCGGTACTGATCATCGCGGTGGTTCTTTTCACATTGGTGGTAACCATTTTGAGCCGGTACACAAAAGTGGGGCCGAACCAGGTGTTGATTGTTTCCGGCAAGAGCCACCGGTACACCGATCCGGACGGCCAGGTAAACACGCGCGGCTTTCGCATCGTCAAAGGCGGCGGCACATTTGTTTATCCGGTGGTAGAAAAGGTGGACATCCTTTCGCTGGAGTTGCTCACGATTGATGTGAACACGCCGGAAGTCTATACGAGCAAAGGCGTGCCAGTGAAGGTGGATGGCATCGCGCAGATCAAGGTGAAGGGCGATGATATTTCGGTGGCGACGGCGGCGGAACAGTTTTTGAGCAAGTCCACGGACGAAGTCAAAAACGTGGCGATGCAAACGCTCGAAGGCCATTTGCGTGCGATTCTCGGCACGATGACGGTGGAGGATATTTATCAGAACCGCGATGCGTTCGCCTCGAAGGTGCAGGAAGTGGCGGCGGGCGACATGGCGAACATGGGTTTGACCATCGTCAGTTTTACGATTCGGGATATTCGCGATGCGCAGGGTTATCTCGAAGCGCTGGGGCGTCCGCGGATCGCACAGGTAAAGCGCGACGCGCAGATCGCGCAGGCGGAGGCTGACCGTGACGCGATGATCCGTTCGGCGGCGGCGACGCAGGCGGGGCAGGAAGCGAAATTCGTGGCGGACTCGAAGATTGCCGAGGCGCAACGGGATTATCAATCGAACGTGGCGACTTACCAGGCGGTGGTGAACCAGAAAAAAGCCGAGGCGGATCTGGCGTACGATTTGCAGAAGTTCAAGACCGGGCAGTTGGTGAAGGCGGAAGAAATTCAGGTCAACATCATCGAAAAGCAGAAGCAGATCGAATTACAGCAACAGGAAATTTTACGCAAGCAGCGCGAACTCGAAGCGATGGTGCAGAAGCCGGCGGACGCCGAGCGGTACCGCGTGGAGACATTGGCGAACGCGAAGAAATATCAATTAGAAGCGGAAGCGTCCGGCGCGGCGGCGGCGGCGAAGGCGACGGGCTTTGCGAATGCGGACGTGGCGAAGGCGACGGGCATCGCGGAAGCGGAAGCGAACAAGGCGCGCGGTTTGGCGGAGGCGGCGATTATTGAGGCGCAAGGTACTGCAACGGCTGAAGCGATGAAGCTGAAAGCGGAGTCGTTTAAGATTTATAATGAGGCGGCGGTGATCGAAATGATCGTCCGTATTTTGCCGGAGGTTGCCGGCAAGATCAGCGAACCGCTGGCCAAGACGGACAAGATGGTGATCATCAATAGCGGCAGCGGACCGGGCGGCGGCGCGAGCAAATTGACGGGCGACGTGGCGCAAATCATCAGCCAATTACCGCCGGTGATCGAGAGTTTGACGGGCATCCGGTTCGAGAAATTGCTTCAACAGGTGCCGGCGATCAAACGGGCGATGGAATCGGAAAACGACGTGAAGAAAACGGAAGATGACAAGAAACAGACGTAA
- a CDS encoding PLDc N-terminal domain-containing protein, with translation MSLFVGIIAVFVLFIAAVVLCLTLVPMAVGLLFPLVLLALIAFAFVFWIWMLVDCIRNENISGTERVIWALVIFFTHCLGALIYFFVGRSRSPRASFVR, from the coding sequence ATGAGTTTGTTCGTTGGAATCATTGCGGTGTTTGTGTTGTTCATAGCGGCCGTGGTTTTGTGCCTGACGCTGGTGCCGATGGCGGTTGGGTTGTTGTTTCCGCTGGTGTTGCTGGCGCTGATCGCATTCGCCTTTGTGTTTTGGATATGGATGCTGGTGGATTGCATCCGAAATGAAAATATCAGCGGCACGGAAAGGGTGATTTGGGCGCTGGTGATATTTTTCACGCATTGTTTGGGCGCGTTGATTTATTTTTTTGTCGGACGTTCCAGAAGCCCGCGGGCAAGTTTTGTCCGATAG
- a CDS encoding carbonic anhydrase — MRLFEAIVEANHRALAGDLTAGLHQAEFAESLPIVALTCIDPRLNPIFPDVLGVTKENFIQLRTAGNIVDGSITGTARSLALACALKGAKEIAIIGHTDCAVRKTSAMNLTECFRALGIERGMLPDNLTEFFGLFASEPQNVMRGVEHIRQSPLIGPKIPVHGLMVDIVTGKLNWVVNGYEATTLAAVRNTEGATLTGGFNVAVNSLPDFKIGEMKFPETKIGDLASKVERTLQVNEPKPAGGTPVAPATAPPVIVKSPPVPPKVPMPVVPPGFKLPRNMKF; from the coding sequence ATGCGACTATTTGAAGCAATCGTTGAAGCGAATCACCGCGCCCTCGCGGGGGATTTGACAGCGGGATTGCACCAGGCGGAGTTTGCCGAGTCGTTGCCAATTGTGGCGCTGACGTGCATTGATCCGAGGCTGAACCCGATCTTTCCCGATGTGCTGGGGGTGACGAAGGAAAATTTCATCCAGTTGCGCACGGCGGGAAATATCGTGGATGGTTCGATAACGGGGACAGCGCGTTCGCTGGCGCTGGCGTGCGCGCTCAAGGGCGCGAAGGAGATTGCCATCATCGGCCATACGGATTGCGCGGTGCGCAAGACTTCGGCGATGAATTTGACGGAATGTTTTCGCGCGCTGGGGATTGAGCGGGGGATGCTGCCGGATAATTTGACGGAATTTTTCGGCTTGTTCGCCAGTGAGCCGCAGAACGTGATGAGGGGAGTCGAGCATATTCGACAGAGTCCGTTGATCGGCCCGAAAATACCGGTGCATGGGTTGATGGTGGACATCGTCACGGGGAAATTGAATTGGGTGGTGAACGGTTATGAGGCGACGACGCTGGCGGCGGTGCGGAACACCGAGGGCGCGACTTTGACCGGCGGGTTTAATGTGGCAGTCAATTCGCTGCCGGATTTCAAGATTGGCGAGATGAAATTTCCGGAGACGAAGATTGGAGATTTGGCGTCGAAGGTGGAACGGACTTTGCAGGTGAATGAACCAAAGCCGGCGGGAGGGACTCCGGTTGCACCCGCGACTGCGCCGCCGGTGATCGTGAAATCACCGCCGGTTCCGCCAAAGGTTCCGATGCCGGTGGTGCCGCCGGGATTCAAGCTGCCGCGGAACATGAAATTTTAG
- a CDS encoding YlbF family regulator — METQIEASALISKTRELCQAILDEPEVRAMRQKLDAFSADDAVRGQYDALMMKGQALQQKQHSGAQLTDAEVEDFDRLRDAFLKNPIARGFLDAQEGMQKVQQTVSQYVSKTFELGRVPEESDLESGGGCGSGCGCHH; from the coding sequence ATGGAAACTCAAATCGAAGCCTCCGCTCTCATCTCCAAAACCCGCGAACTCTGCCAGGCCATCCTGGACGAACCCGAGGTTCGCGCCATGCGGCAGAAGCTCGATGCCTTCTCCGCTGACGACGCCGTTCGCGGCCAATACGACGCCCTCATGATGAAAGGCCAAGCGCTCCAGCAAAAGCAACACTCCGGCGCCCAACTCACCGATGCCGAAGTCGAAGATTTCGACCGCCTCCGCGACGCTTTTCTGAAAAACCCCATCGCCCGCGGTTTCCTCGACGCCCAGGAAGGCATGCAGAAAGTTCAACAAACCGTTTCCCAATACGTCAGCAAAACCTTTGAACTTGGCCGCGTCCCCGAAGAAAGCGATCTCGAATCCGGCGGCGGTTGCGGTTCCGGCTGCGGTTGCCACCATTAA
- the sixA gene encoding phosphohistidine phosphatase SixA, whose product MELYLLRHGIAEDRNPEAPNDDSLRRLTAEGRTKMRRATGGMKSLELEFDLILASPYLRTKETAKIVAEGLGCEELMEVSGALASEGGNPRVLIEELKRDYGECESLLVVGHEPYLSRLIGRLISGDDRSLVTMKKGALCKLAVGDLSYGRCACLEWLLTSSQLRQAG is encoded by the coding sequence ATGGAACTTTATCTCTTGCGACACGGCATTGCGGAAGATCGAAACCCGGAGGCGCCGAATGACGACAGTCTGCGGCGTTTGACGGCCGAGGGGCGGACGAAGATGCGCCGCGCCACGGGGGGAATGAAGTCACTGGAATTGGAATTTGACTTGATCCTGGCGAGTCCCTACCTGCGCACGAAAGAGACGGCGAAGATCGTGGCGGAAGGGCTGGGGTGCGAGGAGTTGATGGAGGTGTCGGGGGCGCTGGCATCCGAAGGGGGCAATCCCCGGGTGTTGATTGAGGAATTGAAGCGTGACTACGGCGAGTGTGAGAGCCTTTTGGTGGTGGGGCACGAGCCTTATTTGAGCCGGTTGATCGGGCGGCTGATTTCGGGGGATGACCGGTCGCTGGTGACGATGAAAAAGGGGGCGTTGTGCAAATTGGCAGTGGGCGACTTGTCCTATGGACGTTGCGCCTGCCTGGAATGGCTGCTGACGTCATCACAGTTGCGCCAAGCAGGTTGA